The sequence cccattccttctctccagagatgctgcctgacccgctgagttactccagcactttgtgtccatctttgatatgaaccagcacctgcagttccatgtttctacattttatcCGGGATTGGAGGGTATGGTTTCATACAAcatagcacgggaacaggcccttcgacccactacgTTCCTGCCGGaaatgatgtggagaggatgtttccacgagtgggagaatcttggactagaggtcacagcctcagaatgaaaggacgttctgttaggaaggagatgaggagaaatttatttcgtcagagggtggtgaatctgcggaattctttgccaccgacggctgtggaggccacgtcagtggatatatttaaggcagagatagatagattcttgattagtgcgggtgtcagaggtgatggggagaaggcaggagaatggggttaggagggagagatagatcagccatgattgaatggcagtgtagacttgatgggccgaatggcctaattctgctcctattgtttatgaccttatgatttaaGTTAAACTGATCATCTCTGCCTGAACGTGATCaattcccctccattccctgcatatccatgtgcctatagaGTCaaagtgattcagtgtggaaaatggcacctcggcccaacttgcccacagtccCAGTTActctagccccacttgcctgcggttgttccatatccctccaaatgtgtccaatccaagtacctgtctaactgtttctcaaatgaagtcccagcctcaactacctcccctagcagtttgctccatacacccaccccccttggcgtgaaaaagttacccctcggattcctattaaatcttttccccttcaacttgcacccatgtcctctggtcctcgattcccctactctgggctagagaatctgtgcatctacccgatctattcctctcatgattttatacacctctataaaatcacccctcatcatcctgcgctccatggaatagagacccagcctactcaacatcttcctattagctcacaccctccagtcctggcaacatccttgttagccttttctgaaccctttcaagcttgacaatatctttcttataacatggtgcccagaatatgAAGATAGAGGATCTAAAATCCTCTGAAATGCCCGTCTTGTTTGACTTTGCCAACACTCTAGGCAGATGTTTCATTATAGATGAGATAAAGTTTGTCttgataaagtctgaagaagggtctcgacccgaaacgtcgcccattccttctctccagagatgcggcctcattcgctgagttgctccagcattttgtgtctaactaacgtttgtcttttctttggtCTTCAGCTCGAATGTACGACAACTTGGACTCATGTGAGGTGGTGTACTCTGGTCAGCTCTTGACTGCTGCCACTCTACTCGAGGTGAATATGTGGTCAATGTGTGGTCCGTGTCCATCCGTGTGGGCGCATCCATGTCCGTGCGTGTGCGTCCGTGTCACCGTGCGTGCGTGTACGATTCGCgacccttatccatgttctccagagatgctgaacggTTTGAAAGTGCTTTAATTGCAAATAGTCCAGTAAAGTTGTGCCGGACGTAAGCACAATGCCCGATTAGCAAAGAGtacagaaatagaaacatagtaattaggtgcaggagtaggccattcggcccttcgagcctgcaccgccattcaatatgatcatggctgatcatccaactcagtatcccgtacctgccttctctccataccctctgatccccttagccacaagggccacatctaactccctcttaaataatccACTGGTTCTGCATGCAAGAGGAGCCAGGTTCCTTTGGGCACCATTTTCCAAGCCCAGTCCCTGCTCTGGGTCTCATGGAGGGATGCCTGATCCAGGCGAgttccaggctgctgcagggcctccagcggttgCCTTCCCtttgttaaactgagttattttgtcagTCCAATTCAAGAAAACTCTTGTTGCTGTTGAAATtgattctttattctgacagtgctggataattctttaaaccttccaataCAGAGCTGGAGACTCTAAAGAGCTACTGAGTTTGGTACAAACGTAACgcattatataggtattagacaattATGGTACAGAAAGTGTTGCAAACTATTAatcaatcattatggtttaccatacattagCTCaattgcattaaccaatcaacttaggtctttattctctggagcgcagaaggttaaggggggacctgatagaggtctttaaaatgatgagagggatagacagagttgatgtggacaagcttttccctttgagaatagggaagattcaaacaagaggacatgacttcagaattaagggacagaagtttaggggtaatatgagggggaacttctttactcagagaatgagcttccagtggaagtggtggaggcaggttcattggtatcatttaaaaataaattggataggcatatggatgagaagggaatggagggttatggtatgagtgcaggcaggtgggactaagggaaaaaaagttgttcggcacggacttgtagggccgagatggcctgtttccgtgctgtaattgttatatgttatatgttatatgttaactAAGTAATTTCCAGTGATTGACCACATGTGTAGTCACGTGATTTCCCCTTCTCTGGCCTTTTTACAACCCTTGCTCCCTCTGTGGTTTTCTTCGCCCTCTTTGctcaaaataattttatttcaatgaagtaaaaccacagaaatataaaatcaattCTCAGAGACCACCTCtcagaatataaaatacacatcatacagcaaccacacaatacatacacacaaaacatatattttcacttttgcgaaaaaaaagttatttctaaaacttcagatttaaacaaagtctaatacttacaatccTAATTAAAACACTATACACTTCAAAAATAATTTCCCTACAACTACcaagttaaaatacagttacttatggattacaaatattaaatatgagttttgccccattcttacaaagtggcaaagacttaagttatttctaatcacacaattcccaactccaTTGCCAGATATTCAATGGCAGACCTGTATATTCCTGCCAACACAATCAGTTTGGGCAATCAGGATTAAATTTATTATGAATATAAAACAACAGATCCCGGACTGCAATACAGTCCTatgttaagggcggcacggtggcgcagcggtagagctactaccttatagcgccagagacccaggttcgatcctgactaagggtgcttgtccgtacggagtttgtacgttctccccgtgaactgcgtgggtttctccgagtgctcttgtttcctcccacactccaagacgtacaggtttacaggttaattggctttggtgtaaatgtttaaaaatgtccaatgtgtgtgttaatgtgcggggattgctggccagcatggactcggtgggccgaagggcctgtttccgcgctgtatctttaaactaaactaaaccgttgTTCCTTTCTCCTTCAGGTAGATTGCCTGGACCTTCAGAACTGTCTCACCAGCCGCaccatcataacaagaggagagaCCGTCTCCACTCCTCTCAACATGGTCCAAGCGCTTGATGTCCGAGATGCTTTTGTGAAGGTGAGTTTTACTagagcttagagatgcagcacggaaacagtccattcaGCCCGCAGAGTCTGCACCttccagcgatctccccgtacactaactttatcgtacactaggggacaatttgcagaagccaattaacctacacatctttggagtgcggcaggaaactggagcacccggagaattccACCACCGTGGCCCCATCTCtagaggatatggataggcaaccatttgggttgggacccttcattttATTGGCTCAATCCTGATCTGTTAACGGGTCCCTTCACCAAAAgagacccagagtgctggagtaactcagtgtgccaggcagcacctctggaggtcttgcacaggtgatgttttgggtttggacccttcttcagtggattGGCTCTATATTGtcttcagggagaacgtacaaactccgtacagacagcacccggagtcaggatcaatTTTTTTCCCCTCGTCTATTATATTGTCtacagtgtgctatgtttacatattctgttgtgctgctgctgctgcaagtaaggatttgtatctgaagaacccgaaacgtcacctattccttcgctccatagatgctgcctcacccgctgagtttctccagcatttctgtccacctaagaatttcattgttctgtttgggacgtcggacaataaaatgctcttgactcttgagtcacacggtcacagggagaacacacaggcagcacctgtagtcgggatcgaactcttgtacttccggtggcgctggtgccagcagcctccacctacagcccggtatctttttgtttttttgtttatttagttatgttaaaagtgtgtttttttgtgtttttttgtgttttttatgtgggggaagagggcacggtgcgggggataccgtccttcagccgcttcctggtgaggacgcgactattattcgagtcgcgtcctcccccccccccccccccccccccccccccccccccctcccccccacagcggcctacctacctggattggcgcggcctttcctgccgggatcgaccggagctccagcagcggcgggacagcgctggaacatcgcggggctggcgatgccttaccgggggtcgccgtctggagcccggagtgctggacctgctgcaccaacatcaaggagctgcggtttgcggagctcccaacgcgggcggcgctgattacaacgcggggtcctgcgactctgcccggctcgacctgcggactcaggagctgcagactccagcagcgggaggcggctgatcagaaggtccgggccgctgaggaggaggatgctcaccgtcggggttcggcgtcggcgttccaccagcccggcgtgagggcctgaacatcgggccacccggggcggcgactgcgggtgctcggaaggccccgaccacggatggacacggaggggaggctggctggactatggtgccgtcctcacctgggtgccatttatgttatgctgtgttgtggactttctgtgtttgtgcttttttaaaattttaattcaatttcaattttatttttttaatatgttttattatttattgattatttatttattatttatttttcttgtgatttttttttaacgatactgctgtacgggaaattcatttcgttgtctcaaattgaggcaacgacaataaatttgaatacaagaatacaagaatacaagaatacaagaacccgggactctggcgctgtaaggcagcaactctaccgcagcgccacctgaAGGTTAAATGGGAGGGGAGTCAAAGGAGAGTGAGTGCGTGTTCACATAATACCTGCCACAGCTGCTTAACCTGATCTCCAacgtatctcccccccccccccaccccctctcatgTCTGTTGTCAAGGGTATCTATGGGCGACTCTTTGTCTGGATAGTCGAGAAGATCAACGCTGCCATTTACAAACCTCCGTCGCGGGAACCCAAGACCGTGCGCAGATCCATCGGCCTACTGGATATCTTTGGGTTTGAGAACTTCCACGCCAACAGGTAAGACAATAGACaaccggtgcaggagtaggccattcggcccttatgtgccagcaccgccattcaatgtgatcatggctgatcatccccaatcagtaccccgttcctgccttctccccatatcctttaactccactatccctaagagccctttttaactctcttgaaagtatccagagatccggcctccaccgccctctgaggcagagaattccacagattcacaactctctgtgtggacatTTTTTTCCTcctatccgttctaaatggcttaccccttattcctaaactatggtccctggttctggcctcccccaacatcgggaacatgtttcctgcctctagcgtgtccaaacccttaataatcttatttggttTCAATCAGATCTTGGgcatcaatcagtaccccgttcctgctttctccccatatcccttgattctgtttgccctaagagctaaatctaactctctttagaataacctgcaaactccacacagacagcagccgaggtcggtatcgaacccatgtctctggcgctttgaggcagtggCGCCCACTGTTCACACGTCAGAATGATCCCACTTCCTACCCCACTGCCTCCACATTAGCGGTACTGTACAGAGGCTAATtttcctacaagcctgtacatatttggagtgtgggaggaaatgggagcacctatAGAAAACcaatgaggtcacggggagaatgtacaaactccgtacagacggcacccgcagtcgggatcgaacccgggtatctagcgctgtgaggcagcaactcgaccgctgcaccaccgtgccgccccagataGTTCGAGTACATGGAGTTAtacaggtccatcagcccaatACGTCCATTCtgccccagcccatcacacaaaccaagctGTCAATGGGACtccatctatagaaacatagaaacatagaaattaggtgcaggagtaggccattcggcccttcgagcctgcaccgtcattcaatatgatcatggctgatcatccaactcagtatcccgtacctgccttctctccataccccctgatccccttagccacaagggccacatctaactccctcttaaatataggcaatgaactggcctcaactaccctctgtggcagagaattccagagattcaccactctctgtgtgaaaaaagttcttctcatctcggttttaaaggatttcccctttatccttaagctgtgaccccttgccctggacttccccaacatcgggaacaatcttcctgcatctagcctgtccaaccccttaagaattttgtaagtaatatACCTcactacacctcacgctgcctcggcaaggccagcagcatcatcaagggccagtctcacccccggccactccctcttctcccctctcccatcgggcaagaggtacagaagtgtgaaaacgaacgcacacctccggattcagggacagtgaaGGACCTGTGCCACTATTTTGGcgattgccggcatcattgacacgGGGCGGTGGCatattgacgtgcggtgttttttcaagtgtcgcaacattgtttttgttgccgctggattttggaatgttcaaaatcttttggcgacattgaTATTAAAccggctgtcgccgaaaaaaatcgccaaatgggacaggccctttatcaggcaactgaaccatcctgtgaACAATTAGGGAGTGGGCctgaccctcctctctccctcttgaacactaacatctacctcattggagaccctccaaCTATTttaaattggactttactggaaatATTtgccactaaacgttattccctttatcatagaaacatagagaataggtgcaggagtaggccattcggcccttccagccttatccttaagctgtgaccccttgtcctggacttccctaacatcgggaacaatcttcctgcatctagcctgtccaaccccttaagaattttgtaagtttctataagatcccctctcaatcttctaaattctagagagtataaaccaagtctatccagtctttcttcataagacagtcctgacatcccaggaatcagtctggtgaaccgtctctgcactccctctatggcaataatgtccttcctcagatttgggtttCATCCCGCAGTCCAGGTTTCATCCGCatacctggagatattgccttcaattccctcatccagatcattaatat comes from Leucoraja erinacea ecotype New England unplaced genomic scaffold, Leri_hhj_1 Leri_288S, whole genome shotgun sequence and encodes:
- the LOC129693416 gene encoding unconventional myosin-VIIa-like; protein product: LQVDCLDLQNCLTSRTIITRGETVSTPLNMVQALDVRDAFVKGIYGRLFVWIVEKINAAIYKPPSREPKTVRRSIGLLDIFGFENFHANSFEQLCINFANENLQQFFVRHVFKLEQEEYNLENINWQHIEFTDNQDALDMIALKPMNIISLIDEESKFPKG